gagcacctgccTTACGACCACAGGCACCCAACCTGAGCCCATGGTATGAACACTGCCCAGCACGGGAAGCAAAACCCCTTGGCCCCATGACACAACGGGGTGGCCTACCCTGGAACCTGGTGCTGGGCAGCCCAAGCCCAAGCAATCTACCCTCCATGAGGATAATCTGGGGCACGCACcccctccagctccatggcccaGCCTCTCACCACCCTCTAATACCACAGCCCCCACTCAGGGCTGGTGGAGGGAGCAGCAGCCTTCCCCTGGGTCCTGGGCCCAGTGTTCAGGACCTCAAACCTGCCTGGAGCCTGAATGCCCCTATGTTCCTCTGCACTCCGTGTGCCTTCTCTTGGAGCCAGGGGCTCGTGAAACCAGGCCGCCTGGGCTGTCTCCACAGTGCCACCCTGCTTGTCAAATGTCCTGGGTGTGGGATCCACCACAGCTCTGTCCTTGGTGGTGTGGACTGTCTTTCAGGGGCGTCCTGATCCTCGGGGACACTTGGCAGGTCAAGCGGAAGGGTGGGTCCAGGCAGGTCTTGGCTCTGAGCAAGAAGCTGCAGCAAGCCCACAAGAGGGTCCAGCTGGTCCTGGGGCCTCTTGGCTCCTCTTGGTGACGATGGAACAACTCTCAGTGCCTCCATCCTCTGAGGCCGAGGCACGTGGAGCAAAGACTCAAGATCAAGTAGGAAAGATCCTTTTATTGGGGTGGACACTGAGCACGCACCAGTCCATGATAAAATGACTTAAGAGAATGATCCGAAAGGGTTGACTTCTTCCTGTGGCGTGCTCTCAGAGCAGGGTCCCGGCACGGCATAGATCCCGGCGGACCGGGCGTCAAGGCCAAGTCTTTAAGGCCGGACCAGGGGATGGAAGCGGGAAGAagggccccacccctgtcacccAGCTGCAGCAGGGCTTATCGCTAGACACTCGAAGACACACTCTGGTTCTCCAGAGAAGgactggggagcaggaggagggggtttggggtggggtggggtggagtaaTGAATAACAATGTTGTTTTTCAAGAAGCATCTACCAACATCACACTACTGGGTCTGACATCCCCTTTAACCATCGCTCGGTACATTTTACAGCATAAATAAAGActcaaggaaaataaatacatcGGCTCCTATGAGGTTGAAAGTGGTGTGCACGGCGGGGTGTGGGTAGGCGAaccagtggggagggtgggcaggatgCTTACACACGGCAGGCGGGTGAGGAGCAGACAAGACAGGAGGCACCTATGGGGGAGCATCAGTCTTAAGTGTCCTCGTGCATGTCTGGGCTGTCGGTCCGTGCGACCTTGCGGGGAGGCGCTGAGCTCTCGCCCTCGAGGTCCACTTGCTCCTGGTCTCTCTTCTTGGCAGcgttctggggggtgggggaggagaagggctgtTGAGACTGCACTTAGGTGACTTCTCCAAATCCTGCTGCAGGGGTCACAGACATGGGCTTGGAGCAGGGCAGTCaacccagggccctggctgggcagcccctcccaccaccggACCTGCCCCACTGAGCCACAGTCCCTGGAGCTCTGGGCCCGTAATGGGCACTGCAAGTAGTCACCATGGTTCACAATGACCACTATGGCCCCAAACGCTCGGAGGAGCGATGCACTCTGCTGAAGCACAAAGGGCCCTTTGAGCCTTCGGAGGAGCCCAGGCCTTGCCACAGAAGAGGAAAGTGGTCCCCGTGTGGGAATCCCTGCTCTCCCCACTTTGGGGAGTTAAAGCCTGTGGGGCTGAGGAAGGGGCCAGTGTGGGCAAGGAGCTTGCGTTTTCTAAGCAGTTACGTCATCATGGGGTCCCCCTTCCGTCTTTCCCAGAGCAGGCTGCTATCAGATGTTCAATGTTAGGCGAGAAGACAAACTGAGCTCGTTATAAAACAACATGTAGAGCCcgggacggtgtggctcagttggttgagcatcatcccaagcACCGAGAGactgccggttcaattcctggtcagggcacacgcccgggttgcaggcttgatccccaatagggggcatgcaggaggcagccgataggtgttcctctctctgtcaggtcaataaaaacatatttaaaaacaacaacatgccctgaccggtttggctcagtggatagagcggcctggggactgtagggtcccaggttcgattccagtcaagggcatgtaccttggttgcaggcacattcccagtagggggtgtgcaggaagcagctgaatcgatgtttctctttctttctttctttttttaaaatatattttattgattttttacagagaggaagggagagggatagagagttagaaacatcgatgagagagagaaacatcgatcagctgcctcctgcacatctcctactggggatgtgcccacaacccaggtacatgcccttgaccggaatcgaacctgggacctttcagtccgcaggccgacgctctatccactgagccaaaccggtttcggccgatgtttctctttcatcaatgtttctaactctctatccctctccatctcccttcctctctgtaaaaaatcaataaaatatagtttaaaaacaaaaacaaaaacaacaacaacatgtaGAGATTTTCAacaaagaaggagaaaaacatCTTGCATGTTAAACAGGCAGCCTCttggggggaggagagatgacttTCCATGGCAGCCACAACCTCTAGAATGGCCTGGATTTTAGTCACGTGTATTTTTTACCACTAAACAAAGATTCCAAATAATCACACTAGAATCATTCTGCCACCAGGACTCTGCAGGCTGCAGGCTgtgggagctgggcctgggagatGCCCGAACCTTGGAATGACTGGCCAAGCCCCTATCCATCCCTGAGCATGAGCTCTGTAACCTCTACACAGCCATTCCCTCCTCTGAAACGCTGCTCCCGCTCCTGGATCGCCTATCAAACTCCTATTCAGCCCTCAAGACCCATCTCCCAGACCGATGTCCTTGCCCCACTCAAAgcccctgtgctgggcactgtgtcTCCCGAGTCCCAGCACCGGAACCCCACGTGCCTTACCTTTTTGTCCCATTGCTGATGTAGGTAGCGCAAAaggatgtttgttttttctgtcaCGATGACTGAGGAGGAAAGACAAAGTTGCAGGGAGAGGTTGCAGAGAGAGACTGCAAAcggcccagcctccctcctggccagcactgcccctcccaggacaCTGCTCCTCCCTCCTTGGCCTCCGGGGCCACCTCTGCCCTGAGTGGCCTTTCTGGCACTCAAGTCAGTACCCCAACCGAGGAGATTTCAGGAAGCCCAGGGTTTCCCCTCCTAAGCCCAGGGGCCCGAGCCAGCTGCTCTAGGTCCCTCCTTCTCAGAAATGCAGAGTCCATTACTGCATTCGGGTTTCCACCCTGCAGTGGGGAGGAGCTCTGGCTGCAGACTCACGCGTGTGTCTTCCCAGGCCAACCGGGAGCACAGATCTACATAGCTGAGCCCTAGTGACCACAGAAGCCAACCAGCTGGGTCCATGTGGGTTCTTCTTCATGGTTAAAATAAAACACCATGGCCATGGCAACCTCCCACTCGGCAGGCTCCGCACCCTTTCTGCAGGCCCTCCACCTGAACAACCCCTCCCCATGCTGCCCACCCCGGGTGGGGCTGGGTCCCTAACCCATAGTACTTGTTTTGGGGTGTCATGGAGCTGACCAGTGTCCCACAAGACACCTCCTGCACCACCCTCTATCCTCTCCTCTTAGTAGCCTGGATGAGCTAAGTCACACAGAGAACACTTACTCTGTTCAGATGGGTACTCGCGCGTGGGCAGGTAGACTGAGGGGCGTCGATTCTGAGGGAGGGTCCAGAAGAGGTGGGTTAGGAGTGCGGGTTGACTAGGGTCCCCTCACCCCTTGACTCGGATCCACCCTCCAACACAGACCAGAAGATGCACAAAGACCTTAGGTGAGGTCAGGCTTGAAGATCGGCCCTGTTCCTAGCACGACGCTGAGTGGGGTGGTGCACATtacccccagcccctctccccacagctccCTGAACCTGCACTCACCGAGGCTTTACACACAGAGTCAGCATGAAATCGACTAAAATTGCTTTTGTTGTAGACTGGCAGTCCTTTCAAAAAATCTGCCTGAAAGACAGAAAAAACAGTGAGTGAGAAACCCTGCAGGGGCCAGCCCCGGAGCACTGCGGTGGTGGACGGGCTTCCAGGCGACTTCCAGGTTCCCCTTCTGATCTGTTGTGCGTTTCCCGGAAGACAGGCTTGAGGTGGCCACCTGATGTGCGCACTGCTGTAACCGGAGAAGAGCAACCACCCCGGGGAAGTGCACATTCTGCCTCAGAGTCCTTACAACAGAGCTGtaccctggcaaggggtggggaaactgaggctcggcgAGCACGGCCATCTGTGTAAAGTCATGCCCGAAGCAAGCAGCAGGTTGGGGGGTCAGACCAGGCCCATCCAACTGTAGGTCTGTCCTGTATGCTTGTTGAATGCTACACTCCCGGCCTTGTCTCCGTTTACTCACCTTTAATAGACACCCAGAGGGGAATGGCTTGTCCACCCTAAGAAACCCCATGGGCCAGCGTGACAATAAATGGGGTGGGGACCAGAAGCCTGGGTGAAGGGGACAGGAGGGCCAGGACAGAGAACTGAGAACCCAGGATTCTGAACTCAGAAATCCAGCTTCGATATGTCAGCGTCAGGTTTTAGAGTTGGCTGGACTTTCCCTAAAGCTCTGTGCAGCCTGGAGTCAgctcaggggctgctcctggggTACCCACACCTAACGGCTTCCCCACGAAGCAGGGAGGCCTCCCAGGGTGAGGGCcagagacagagagcaggctgttcctctctgccacctgctgccgggGGCAGAGACTCCGCGCCACAGGTCTCAGGCCCACAAGGGGCTGGGGAGCCAGCAACAGAATTCATTCACTGCCAAACTCCTGAAAAATCCTTTGTCCCTGACACTCTGGGGTCAGCTGAGCAAGCAAGGGCAATGGCTCTGGAGCAGGAGCACCCTGaccctgggggcaggagggacgaGACGCAACCACAACATGGACAAATAAAGGCCAGTGAGGCATGTCCacctcaggaaactgaggcacgagAGCAGGGGTGTGCGAGGGGAGGAATAAGGCCGAGAGCCGTGGCGGGGAGTGACTGCCCAGGAGGAGAGCAACACTGTCATCGTGCCTGGGATGGGacggcctggcctgggccaggagcTTCCCCATCTGGAATCACTCTCAcaggatgaggaaactgaggcagcaagGTCACATGGCACTCATCTGAGATCATGTGGCCCCAACGAGAAAATGAGGAAGGCGGTTTGAATCCAGGTTTGCCCAACCTCAGAAGCCAAGCTCCTGTCGTGCGACGTGCCAGTAGCTGTTTTCCTGTCTGAAATCCAAGGCCTCAGAGCCCCAGAGGCTATAATAACCATCcccttggcggggggggggggctgtccatCCCCATGCCTGAGCCTAGATGCTGCACCCTTGGGGAAGCCGCTGTTCAGATCTGCCCCCACCATCTGGGGCCGGcaggagcaggggtcctcaccTCTGGGGGAGCCCCAACGAGACCTTGCGGGGGACAAGCCTCCCTGGAGGTGGCTCTCTCATCTGGGTGACCTGCACCTCCAAAGCCAGCTCAAAGCCCCTCAACCCTGCCTTCCCTTACCCAGGACCCCTGTCCCACCTCGGCCTGAGACTAGGGGGCCAGCTTCATGCAGCCAGACCAGGCTTTCTTCAGCTCCGACTGTGTGGCAGGCCTGCACCAGGGCACTGAGAGGGCGCGGCAGCCTGCTCTTGGCCTAGGAGGACCCAGTGCAGGGACGCAGGTCTGGGCCAGAGCTGCACCGTGAAGTCAAACGGCCCTGAGGACAGGGGACGGTGTGACGTGTGAGGCCCGAGACGGTGGCGAGCAGGTCTGCTGGTCTtcgagggggggagggggagggagggcggccgGGCAGCAATGACACAGCACCGAGACCTGACCTGTGAGGAGTGGTCCTGGTCCTGCCTCGGCCTCCCACAGCTCGGGCTGGGCGTGGCCTCACTGGCCTCCTGCCACAcaccttcagcccagcctgtgccaccACCCGCACGCTGCTCCTTTCTGCACGTGGGAAACAGCTGCctagctccacaaccccctgccttccctccgcaCACGCCTCAGGGGCCTCTGCCAGAGCCACGTCCATGCCCCAAGGAGGCCGTCTGTCTACGCGGCCACCCCTTCCCTGGACTGGCATCCCCTAAGGGCAGGGGCAAGGCAGGGGTAACTCCGCCTGCGCCTAAGGGCTGACACGGGGCCAGCAAGAGCGGTGAGAGCCACGGAGCCTCGGCCGTGCATGCGCCCCGCCTGGCCTCCTCCCGGGCTGTGGGGCCTGGCAGCCTCTCCAGTGAACGGGGGTCACAGCAGGGCCCCCTCCCAGGCTTGTTCTGAGTCTCAGTGAGACAGCGAGGGAGAGAGCTGTGCACAGAGCTCCCTAGAAGCACCTGTTAGCATCAATGCACTTGTGCTGAATAAAGGTATGAAGACAGGATTCTGCCTGCACTTCCTGTCAGCTTAGCGGGAAAACAAGGCCTCAGACACAGGGAGCAGTCCTCACCTCAGCAGACACGTCCCCGCCACAGCTGGGCCCGCAGCCTGATCATCTGTGTCGACCCCCCTTTGAGGAGCCCCACAGTAGCCCACCCAAAGCAGCATGAGGAAGAGGGGTGGTGTGCAGGGAGACACTGAGGCCAGTCACGGGCCCTGGAGCAGGCGAtgctcacagggggagctccgagCAGCAGAGCAGCACGTGCAAAGGCACAAAGAATGCGGAAACAGGGCCAGTGAggcggggcaggggcctggctgcGGGTCTCATCTGGTTACAAAAGGAAGACCCTGGAGTGTTTCTCAAGGTAGCAAGTGTTAGAATCTGATTTACATCTTCCAACCCTCCCTCTAGTGCCAGGTAAACTGCGATCTGCCTGGGGGCAGCATGGAGGCCAGGAGACCaggggggaggctgggcaggcaACCAGGCAGGGGGGGCAGTCCCCAGACCGTGGGGGACCCAGGGGCAGGTTCAGGATGTGCGGGGGGGCTGAGCCGGCAGAGCCCTGTTCGGAAGGGGTGTGGGCAATGACCCAGGCTTGGGTACCCACACTCTAGGACCCCCCCATCTCCTGCCTGACCAGGAGTCTTCTCTCgcgcaccccacccccaacaccgcATCCCAAGAACGGTGATGtgtgggctgggccctggggcttTGACTTACCCAGACAAAAGCTTCCATCACCCCGTCAGCCCTGGGGAGGCCaaacagtggcgggggggggggggggggggcgactcAACTCTGAGGCTGGTCACCATCCCACTTTACAGGCTGGGGACCCCAGCCCCAAAGAACCAGCATCCCCAAGTCC
The sequence above is a segment of the Myotis daubentonii chromosome 5, mMyoDau2.1, whole genome shotgun sequence genome. Coding sequences within it:
- the DDA1 gene encoding DET1- and DDB1-associated protein 1; this encodes MADFLKGLPVYNKSNFSRFHADSVCKASNRRPSVYLPTREYPSEQIIVTEKTNILLRYLHQQWDKKNAAKKRDQEQVDLEGESSAPPRKVARTDSPDMHEDT